AGCAAAATAAGCTGCCCAAGCATTACGATCGGCAGTTGATATCATGTCTTCTCTATTAAGAACCAAAATTCTCCTTCTATTACCAAGCCATAGATCCATCTATACAAGAAGAGCGATAGCGAGGTCAAGAGTTTACATGTGTTATCTTTATCACAGTGCCAAATGACTAGATTTTCCATTGGTTGTAGGAGTGTCACCAATATTCTATGCCCCCATTAAGAAGCACAAAGAATCCATGAAAAATGGCTGGCACCTTGTGATAAAACTACTTTCCAGATAAAGAGGCTACAAtcgataacaataataattaaaaaaaaaaagagcagcCTGATGCTCAAGATTCCCACATTGTGCAGGGTATGGGCAAGGTCTACACCCAACCGGTGTTAATCTAGATGACTTAACATGATATATACATCCATGACTGATTTTGCAGTTTGGACCAGTACTAATCTAGACGGGCATAACATGATATATACAACAGTGACTTATTTCGTTCGAACAAATAGCCTTGAAGTTACGTGGAGATAACTCAAGCATTGCTCCAAAGCTGGTCTATTGATCAACAATATAGAATCCCCCAACCAAAACAAACAAACTAACTTGCCTGTGGATGAGTTGTGGACATTGGAATTCTGCCATCTCGCACCTCAATGACAACATCCATCAACCTAAGCTGCTCCTTGAGTTCTTTCTCTGCTTTTGCAATATGACCAGGAAACCACTGCCCAATTAACCCTCCACATACAATTAGCTACAGTAACTAAGCTTATACATAGGGCAACatgaattcaaaataataatacctGCACAGGGCGCAATGCCTTTGTCCAGTAATAAAGATCATTGTCAAGATCACTCCAATAATCATTATCTCCTTGGAAGCCATCAAATACGTTGCTATTCACATTGACATTGCCATATCCATCATGGCCTTTCACACCAACAATCTGCAAATTTTACATCACAATTAAAACTATTCAAGAACACGTTCTAGAATCTAGATAATTCCAAAAGAATACGGCAGTGTTTGTTTGGCGATAAATATTAGAACTTCAACGAAAAGGGTTGGTTTCTTACCTGAACGGTAGGAGAATGGGAAGAGAGGTTGGGTGTGGCAGAGAGAGCTGATGGGGAAGACCTCCCTCCTCCACCTCCGCCGCTgggaagaaagagagaaggTGTGACTGCCGGAAAGTTGTGAAGCCATAAACTTGAAAGCTGAACACTCATAACTATGCTGCTGCTCATTTCTCAGCTGGATCAGTAACAACCACAACGCAATTTTAGATAATTCTATAGGAAAATGGAAAATATctccttttaaaaataaagaaaaaagaatactgcaatttttttctctaatatttttcatctgtaatttaataagaaaaattacacTGCGCATTAAAAAGGGGAAAATTCtcaaaaccgaaaaaaaaaattaaaaatgtggTAAAAACGTGTCGGACAAGTGTGTCTCTTCAGAATATACATAGTTTTGGTTTCATTTAGAACATGCTTTTATGACACTGCAGAATTCTAGAGAAGCTTGCACTCCAAGTGTTTAATGGAAATGTTCAACAACATTCCAGGTCTTGGCAGATTTTAGGAAAGGTAAATTCGGTTGGACTGCACTGGAGACACCTTTGAGATGATGGAATGATGGATGTTGTGGTGAGGTGATAGATATGAGCTTAGATGCATGATTATATAGTGTAGTGAGGTGAATTTTTGTCTCTGTTGTTAACATGAGATTATACAATGCTCCCCCTGTGAATTTGTctccaagaaaaattataatattcatGAATTCAAAAATGTTTACTCTAGGGAACCAGAGAGCATACATACTGGACTAGGCAAGTAATGCTTAACTACATTGAATAAATTTGCATGGCCTTGACATGACTTTGACTAATAACACACATACaaatatgcattgaaaaagtaCAAAATTTCAATAAACATTACTAAACAGAGGCAAGAAAGAACAATCATCATTCAGCAACAAACATTACAAACAGCAACAAGTAATCACACTATTACcaaattcaaaaagaatgaaaaccAGATAACCCCAATCATAAACACCAttaccaaattaaataaaaaatcaaccaaaaatcaCCTTAGAAATCAAAAACTCAATCTCTTGAACTCAATAATTACATCAGTTATCCAACTAAATAATTGCATCACAGTTATCATAAACTGATTTCAAAGCCTAGAAGCAGAGTGAAATTGCATCACAGTTATCATAAACTGATTTCAAAGCCTAGAAGCAGagtgaaattaaaaacatgaagcatataataaatcaaaagatcaccaattgcaaattttttaataagaacagaagttaagaacaatgaaaaatgaaaaaagattcaaCAGTTTTGAACCCAATTTTAATAAAGCTCATCACaatgattaacaacaacaaaaagtaCCGAAGGAACGGTGAATCAGTAACAGGCagtgcaaatttaaaatttaaaagttatcaatttgaaatttatcatcaaatacaaTCAGTGAGCAAAGCCAATCAACCAAGCACTGACTAAGTATTCTGTTCTGATTCTGTGACTGGGaagcaacaaattcagcaacaaattcaagttacagcaacaaatttaacaaatccAAGTAAAGTCCCGATTTACAGCAACATTTAGATTAGTAACAAGGCAAATTTGATTAGCAATTCAGCAACATGCAAAAATACAGGGAGAAGGAAAATCTGAAAAAGAGAGAACAGGGAAGGATGGTGCAGGGACTCACCAACGGTAGACGGCGAGTCGGCGACCACCCCACGGAAGGAGACAAAGCAAGAGACAACCCCACGAGTTGCTTCTGCCGCCGGCGACGAGACAGACGAACCACGAGATGCCAGTGACTGAGACGAGACTCGAGTGAGACTGGGAGGCAGAATCGAGCAGAGACAACCACAGACGACGAGCAGCAACCAACACGCACAGCTCGAGCACTCACTGGCGGAGGGAGGTGCGAGCAGCCGAGCACAGAGGAGACCGGCGAGATGCGAGCACCCGACGTGGAGGATCCGGCGAGAGGCCCGAGAGCACGAAGACGGAAGTTCTTGAGTGCGATGGACGGCGGCAGCAGTCTCTCACTACGACAGACGGCGACAACTATTGGTGGAGGCTAGAGTTTGCTTTCTTTGGTGGAGGCTAGGGCAGTTTGCTCTTTGCTGAAGGAAGGAGTTGGAGAAGGGGGGAATGGGGGATAACGCGTGCAAGTTTTCCCTTTCATGGGGGATAACGACGTCGTTTTCTGTAAACCGGTCGGGTTCCGGTCCGACCCGCTTGAAGGTAACCGGCCGGTTCAGCGATTTTTAAACGGTTTTTGATTTTGCGGTTTTACACACTGGATTGGACATTTTTGCCGGTTTTTGGTTAAATCGATTCGACCGGTcggtccggtccggttttcaAAACATTTCATACAAGACATatcttttttgttcttttataatttacatTTTCCAAAAAGAAATATCCGAAGTTTTAAAACATTTTAGAACGCTAGAAGATCTATGATTCACATATAAGATGGTCTGTCTTATATTTACATTTAAAACGTTTATAATAGCAAATTCAACGAAATAGTCTTTCTTATATGATTCACACATCCCACGTGTACTTATCAATTATACTGAGCAACATAATGGCAATAAGTTTTCTCTGTTTTTAGACCTTCCAACCTAAATTTCGCATAATTGTTAGTAGTTGTTCATAATTATCTTAAGCTTTTCCTATTTTTCTTCTAAGTAGGAGTTTATGCGCCCTCAAAATTGTTGAAGCAAGCCGGATCACAATGTTTATCCGGAATCATCCTCAACTTGTAAGTAATGATTATCTACTTAACCATTTTGGAATCACGGCTAAGCTGCTAATTTGGGATTTTAATTAAGAGTTAGCACCGCCAGAATATGCCCAAGCTCTTCCACTTATTTTGATTCAGGATAAGAAAAATTTAGGACACAGTAAAGagtaaatagatttttttttcttttttataaataaccATCTTGAAGCTCTCAAGGTCCTCATGCAAAACATATATTAGGCATTGATGTAACATctgaaataatattatggaagaAGGACACCCTGCATACGCTGATACACAGAAGCATAAGAATAAAGCagcttatttaattatataagcTGCTAACATTCCAAGATTTTAGATCTTACATTATCTATTTGTGACTCTTTGACACGAGAGAAGGTATACTCTGTTCATACCTGAAGAAATTAAGAGGATCAACCTTGAAATACTTCTCACCCCAAACGCTAGCTTACTTATAGCTTGAGTAGCCATTAATGTTATTGACCCCAATGTCAAGGTCTCTTTAGTTGACATATGAAGCTCTAGGAGACTTTGAATAAGCTTAGTAGCCATTATGTCCTCATGAATTTTACTTGCCACAAGGTGCCACTTATAAATAAGCTTAGTTGCATTCTGTTCCAATGTTCTTTTAACTCTGAATACTGTTACGGTTGATGGAACTGCAACTAGTTTGACCTTCCATGCTAGAATGACTCCAAAGCTTGCTCCACCACCACCTCTAATGGCCGAGAAAAGGCCTCACTCATAGCTTTTCTGTCAAGAAGCCTTCCCTTCACATCAATCATGTGGGCATCAACTATGTTATCAGCAGCAAGGCCATCAAGAATCCATAGCCACCGCTACTGAAGTGTCCACCAACTCCTACAGAGGGGCATACAATATACCGGGTACAAACAAGATAAAAATCGGGCTTTTAAAtctttaacaataatttataaaaatatttatttatacaaatacttatttataaagaagaaaattgTTATCGAGAAGTTGATATTCCGATAAATCATTTGATGAATGTGCTAAGGGAGTGCTGAATGTGCTATCTTCCGCAGTCCAGATGATGATTTGCGTTGCTAAATCATTTGATGCTCCGATTAAGGCTAAAGTCTTATCTAAGTGAATTGGATTTGTTTTCTCCTCCTTTATATGAAGTTAAATAATATACCTTATACAATATCTTCCTAATATTGatcattctaattatttttcagCTTTTTGTTTCCTATAGCAGATTCTGCCCGGCCATGTTCAATGCTTGGCCTTGGTGACATTGTCATTCCTGGTAGGCTGACTTGTTTATTGATGTATTTTCTTGCAAATGTATCCGGCTTTTTGTAGCACTAAGATTAGTGTGTAGAACTTCTTAATTTATATCTGGTATTGGATTCTGATATGTTATAGAAAAAGAGTTGTTCATTAATAAGTGAGTAGGGAGATTGAAATTTTTAAGTGGCTCAACTTGAGGAATGTTAAAATGCAAGTTTTTGAAACAAAGGTAATGCATTTCACCACATTATCTGTCAATTTATAGGGACGCAAAAGTGAGTTTCATGTGGAATGAGGAGGAATGGTTCATGAAACCTCAAAATCCATTGGTAGAGCAACAAacagcaacaaaataaaatactaaatgtTATCTTCCTAATTACACTTGATATAACAAAAAAGTTAAATGTAAATTTTTGTGGTAGTGTCATCCTCTACTAACAAGAACTTCTAAGATCTTCACCTAATTTAAGTCTGTAAAATTCTTCTTTGAGATTATTCTAATCTTCAATTTTGTTTCACCTATGGTTAACCACATATTTAATCAATGACTATTTTATAGAGGCTGTATGGTTGTTTCAATCATTGTTCTCTACGTGACCATTTGAATAGGGAATTTTTCGTATCTCATTTCTGTTATGAAACATGTTTCATATTTTCTTATATGCTTCACATTGTGGAATTAGTCATCAAAAgataatatactttttttttattgtattccCTGTATGTACTGCAGAATTTTATGCAGTTTTCATCTTTCATATTTTCATACTTATGTGCATTTTGGGGTAATGAGTCAGTGACTTCTATGTCATAATTTTGTTATTTCATtcttttgataaaatacttTCAGATATCTTCGTAGCATTGGCTTTGCGGCTTGATGTGTCCAGAGAAAAACAGCCTCAATATTTCAAAAAGCTCATTTTTAGGATATACTATTGCCTTGGCGCTTTCAATTTTTGTGATGAATTGGTTTCAAGCTGCTCAGGTGACTGGATCTGAGtacttatttcttcttttacttcCCCCTTCTGTTCTTGGCTTTCGCTCATAATGTCATGGTAGTTTAAGATGGAAAGTATTTGAAAATCATATTGACACATATGGCTGATCAAGCATGTGAAAATACATGTTTCTTTgacaatttttttgaataatctGATGAAATGTATATCCGGCTTAATTAAGCCCAAGTAGTGTGGTGGGCCAGCCTGCAGTTTGAAAACAGTTACAAAATTAAGTACTAAAGTTGCAAAGTTCctccttttttatatttactcaaatatcattaaaatatTCATCTATTATAAATGAACTTTGAAGTCTTAGTACATTTTAGTAGGAAAGAGTACTATTGAAATTAGCTTTTTTAGATTCAGGTGATATATTCAGCCTACTCTTTTATACATTGTACCTGCTGTAATTGGATCTTTGGTTGTTCGTTGCATATGGAATGCTAATGTTAAACAGGTTCGTTTGACTTACTAATTTTACCTATGATCTGTTCATTGTtaagttcttactaattttttgtgAGGCCAGTACATATCCAATAGGGTACTTTGCAAAaacaaattacttgcaagttccaaacattttctttttgaaataaaaatacctAATGGTTCATTGATAATGGATCAAAAGTTAAATTCTATTTTGGAAATTAATTGAATGTTAGAAACCACTGGAAAGGGTGTGAGTTTTAATTTTGGTTTGAAACTATAACATTGTCTACAGTAAATAAGAAAATGTCTAATTAGTGTAGTaactaaatttttcttttaccaGTAAGATTTTAACTGTTTTTCAAACAAACTGCATCATGTTGCAGATCAAAACTAAATCTTATACATGTTTACAAATGTAAATTGACCTAAAGTTTCCTATTAAGGTTTTTATAAGGTTATTAAGTATGTTTAACATTTTACCATAGTAATAACAATTCTTATGAACCGAGTTAGTTAAAGAAAGACTGAATGTAGGTTTAACTAGACTCAAACCTGTAAAATTCATGCATAACAACTTTATAACTTTGTTTCAAATCAGTTATTGGAGTTCGACAAGTCGAAGATAGCCAACTCATCTCAAGAAGAGAGTGATCCCAAATTTAGCAAAAAGGTGGAATAAACTTGCATACCATAACTCTTTGGAGTTGAAATATTGGAGTTGAAGTAGAAATAGTCATTTTCTGGATCCCAGTTGCCTGCAACGCTAGCTTATTCAGCAGCATATATTTGTAAAAGATTTGTGATTGAGAAATATATCACTAGTCCCATTTTTCAGCTCAAGCATTTTTCTATCACTTAACCGattttcttttatctccttttgttccttcttatctttttgttgtttcCAAAATCGTTTTCACTAAGTTTACCTGAGTACATATAATTTTGAGAAGTTTGCAAGAGAAAGGCTTCTTTGTTCGATGACATTTTTAAttaggataaaatatattttttatccttaaaatttgttaaaacttaaaagttttaaaaatattcataaattttattttattttaattttgtccgaaaatttttttaattgtatcaaatatatctatgacagctaattttttaaaaatttatgaccaattcaacaataattttataagtaCAACTTTTAACACAAACAAATCAGACATAGttatcatgtattattattgaattagtcatacattttttgaaaatttagctgttagagatatatttgatagaaataaaaaattttaaaaataaaaaatatattttaccttttttattattagaaaagaTAGTAGCTTAAAATTGTAAAGCGAAATGTAAATAAACTGCTAAATTGTTGTAAAAGTTTTTGATCAAAtacaagaaagaaattaattaatggAAAAAAGAATGGagaattaactaatataaactcaaatacaagaaaaaaataaattatttaacgtttaattttataaaatgttcAATGTAGATGGTTGAAATTTCCTGCAAAAAGTATTTCTATACAATATTTTTGGAACTTAAATCTGGGTTAGCCTCTAAGCATAGCCATCAAGATCCTAACAAAAGAACCAGATAGTTTAGCAATCCCTATACTATGGTATTTACTATTTAGTATTTACCTCATCCCTATTTACCTTTTTATCCCTAATTTCATTAAAATACTTCAAATTACCCTTCCTTTTTAAACCCTAAAACTAACGCTAAGAGTTGATTTCATTGCAAGGGTTCAGAGCCTACAtgatggagaagaaaataaaacttattgGCGACATCATTGAAGCACCAAATGTTGAGAAGATGATCTTTCTTGAGATGATTCCTCCTAGCAATGTCGCACCAAGAAGAACTCGCTAGATTATATGTCGATGCAGAGGTCATATTCCACTTCTTCAGAACCTGATCATGGCACACTTCACCTGACGGTTCTATCAGCCCTACTTTCATCCCAATCAGCCGCCCCTTCTCATCCCGAGCCTCAAGAACCCTCATAATCGCTGCGTCTTTGTGTGCCAAGAACTTGCACTCCTCGTTTATCTGCTTCTCTGGCATCGCTAACCGGCTGTTATTAGGCTCCAAATCTGTCTTTGTTAACTTCCTTTGCATCACAAAAGTTACATCAAATCCTTTCAGTGAAGCGATAATCGCCTTGAACATTTCCGGAAGCTCTGGAATATCAGTCTTTGTTGTTGATGTAGATGCCAATGTGGATCCTGTTGAAGGCGATGTAAATGCCAATGTGGATTCTGTTGAAGGCGATGATGTAGCATCCTTCTTATTCAGCGTTCTCTTGCCTTTATTCTCTTTCATGCGTGCCTTTCCAAGAGAGTGGTGCAGCTTCAAAGCTTTGGATAACCTCTCGAGTACCGCATAGTCCTCTTTGCAGTAGACACTCTTATTTGCCTTCATTGCTGCCAGGTTCACTTTGCAGTACTCCGGATCCTGCAGGGACACTATGACGTCAATTCTTGTAAGGCGGAATGGCTTCGGAGCCATAGCTTCTAGTGTTTTCAAATCCAGCTTCAGCAACTCCTTCAAAGTTTTCTTGCTTCTCATCTTGGTAACCATTGATGACACTAGAAACACTTTCCAAAAACAGGTTagactttttttttcacaagaaTGTGAGACTCATGAATCAGAATTTATAGGATGTGCTTTATTTAGAGTTTAAGCTATGATAGAATTAAATACTTTctgttttttaaaaatcaattacggaagattttgattaattttatcctGTGTAAGTTTAATTTaagatatgatatgatatgataagATACTGTTTCAAAATAATTATCTGATATGATCTTAGTCTTTAATATCTCAATTGACAGGTTTAACACAACACAAGTTTTCACTCGACTTTCGTTTATGTTGTTTCCAAATTTGTTTTCGTTCAAGTTTAACTGGATAGTGGATACACacagttttaacttttaattgaatgttagatatgattttaattttgatttgaaaatttttcttctGTAAGGTTTTAACTGATTTTTCAACCCAAGCATTTTTCTATCACttaactgattttttttttcacgtaaaaaaaagaaacggattttcttttatttccctTTTTTTGTTCTCTCGTCTTTTTGTTGTCTCCAAGTTGGTTTTCATTCAAGTTTAACTGGATGGATGTTCGTAGTTTTGATTTTGACTTTTCATGGTGGAGAAGCATTAGCAACCCTCACCTTCTTCTCTAACCCATTGGGGAACCTGAATCAATcaattttagtttctctttCTTTAATAGGTAGAATCTTCCTGTGCTAGTGTTAAAGGTCACACTTTTTCAAGAACCCAGTTGCAGATTTGTCCTTGTTTCAGTTGAAGATGGGTATTTGCAACCAGGATGCAATCAAGCAGTTGCAATCCATGATGGAAAATGGTGTGTTCTTCACAAccttcaaaataaataaataaatcagtCGCATCTTGCATTCTTATTTTACTTCCATGATCTGTAATTGATAAAgattccttctttttttttttgtctcgtTCCAGTGAATGAGCAGCAGAAGATCACATTCCAggtttgcttttttttttttttcttttagttaataTGCTTAGATTCTTATATGTTTGATCTTGGATATTGAGAAAAGATTTAAGGGAAAAAGAAACAATTTAACTTATGATTCATGATCTGCAACTTGATTTggtaaaggagaagaaagacaaaagcttttctttttgtttgtttgtttgaaaTTCCAAATTAAGGGAATCAAATGATATGATAAGCATCAGTTTGCAAGACCAGAGGAAGCCATGTCTGTTTTAATGACTCTTTTTAGTAGTTTGaactaaaacttaaaatttgaatttatattttatagtatattttatttaaatttaaattaagataattctgtatttatatttgtgttttaaaattaataaatgataaaataaataaaaattgtgttcttcatttgaGAAAATTTAGATaagctcttctttttttctgaaaagaaaaaaaaagctttGGAGAAGCAATTCCTCATTTTTTAATATCTTGTCTTTGTTGATTTCCAATCTTTTATACCGAGACTAGTATTTAAACAAAGTTTCtactacactttttttttttttagtgtttcCTGTTACTTGATGTGTGTATCATTTCTATTCGTGTGTTGTCCAGACTGGACTATTTGTATATGACATTTTCTGGGATTTCTTCACTCCAGTGATGGTTAGCGCTGCTAAATCATTTGATGCTCCGATAAAGGTTAAAGTCTTATCTGAGTGAATTGAGTTTATTTTCTCTTCCTTTATATGAAGTTAAATAATATACCTTATACAATATCTTCCTAATATTATCATTCCAATTATTTTTCCGCTTTTGTCCCCCACAGCAGATTCTACCCGGCCATTTTCAATGCTTGGCCTTGGTGACATTGTCATCCCTGGTAGGCTGACTTGTTTATTGATGTATTTTCTTGCAAATGTATCCGGCTTTTTGTAGCAGTAAGATTAGTGTAGAACTTCTTAATTTATATCTGGTATTGGATTCTGATATATTGTAGGAAAGGAGTTGTTCATTATTGAGTGAGTAGGGAGGTTAAATTTTTAAGTGGCTCAACTTGAGGAATGTTAAAATGCAAGTTTTTGAAATGCATTTCACCACATTTTCTGTCAATTTATAGGGACACAAAAGTGAGTTTCATGTGGAATGAGGAGGAATGGTTCCTCTCACCTTTGGCTTCATGAAACCTCAAAAGCCATTGGTAgagcaacaaaataaaatactaaatgtTATCTCCCTAATTACacctaatataacaaaaaagttAAATGTAAATTCTTGTGGTAGTGTCATCCTCTACTAACCAGAACTTCTAAGATCTTCACCTAATTTAAGTCTGTAAAATTCTTCTTTGAGATTATTCTGATCTTCAATTTTGTTTCATCTATGGTTAACCACATATTTAGTCAATGACTATTTTATAGAGGCTGTATGGTTGTTTTAATCATTGTTCTCTATGTGACCATTTGAATAGGGAACTTTTCCTATCTCATTTCTGTTATGAAACATGTTTCATATTTTCTTATATGCTTCACATTGTGGAATTAGTCATGAAAAGattatatacttttttctaTTGTATTCCCTGTATGTACTGCAGAATTTTATATAGTTTTCATCTTTCATATTTTCATACTTTGTGCATTTTGGGGTAAAGAGTCAGTGACTTCTATGTCATAATTttgttatttcatttttttgataaaataccCTCAGGTATCTTCATAGCATTGGCTTTGCGGTTTGATGTGTCTAGAGGAAAACAGGCTCAATATTTCAAAAGCTCATTTTTAGGATATACTATTGGCTTGGCGCTTACAATTTTTGTGATGAATTGGTTTCAAGCTGCTCAGATGACTGGATCTGAGTACTCATTTCTTCTTTTACTTCCCTCTTCTGTTCTTGGCTTTCACTCATGATGTCATGGTAGTTTAAGATGGAAATTATTTGAAGATCATATTGACACATGGCTGATCAAGCATGTGAAAATATCATGTTTCTTTGACAATTTTGTGAATAATCTGATGAAATGTGCATCTGGCTGACAAAATTAAGGCCATGTAGTGTGCTGGGCCAGCCTGCAGTTTGTAAACAGCTACAAAATTAAGTACTAAAGTTGCAAAGTTCCTCCCTTTTTTATGTTtactcaaatatcattaaaatatttatctattATAAATGAACTTTGAAGTCAGTACATTTTAGTAGAAAAGAGTACTATTGAAATTAGCTTTTTTAGATTCAggttatatacatatatatataggaaATGCATTCTCTTTTAACATGGATTGATTGGATTCCCCTTCACCCCTCTCCTTCTTTCCTTTTATCTTTGTTTCAGCATGCTCTTTTATACATTGTACCTGCTGTAATTGGATCTTTG
This portion of the Arachis duranensis cultivar V14167 chromosome 6, aradu.V14167.gnm2.J7QH, whole genome shotgun sequence genome encodes:
- the LOC107495139 gene encoding B3 domain-containing protein At2g24670, producing MVTKMRSKKTLKELLKLDLKTLEAMAPKPFRLTRIDVIVSLQDPEYCKVNLAAMKANKSVYCKEDYAVLERLSKALKLHHSLGKARMKENKGKRTLNKKDATSSPSTESTLAFTSPSTGSTLASTSTTKTDIPELPEMFKAIIASLKGFDVTFVMQRKLTKTDLEPNNSRLAMPEKQINEECKFLAHKDAAIMRVLEARDEKGRLIGMKVGLIEPSGEVCHDQVLKKWNMTSASTYNLASSSWCDIARRNHLKKDHLLNIWCFNDVANKFYFLLHHVGSEPLQ
- the LOC110272849 gene encoding signal peptide peptidase 2-like isoform X2 produces the protein MGICNQDAIKQLQSMMENVNEQQKITFQTGLFVYDIFWDFFTPVMVSAAKSFDAPIKLLSPTADSTRPFSMLGLGDIVIPGIFIALALRFDVSRGKQAQYFKSSFLGYTIGLALTIFVMNWFQAAQMTGSDMLFYTLYLL
- the LOC110272849 gene encoding signal peptide peptidase 2-like isoform X1; this encodes MGICNQDAIKQLQSMMENVNEQQKITFQTGLFVYDIFWDFFTPVMVSAAKSFDAPIKLLSPTADSTRPFSMLGLGDIVIPGIFIALALRFDVSRGKQAQYFKSSFLGYTIGLALTIFVMNWFQAAQMTGSEYSFLLLLPSSVLGFHS